One window from the genome of Aeromonas sp. FDAARGOS 1405 encodes:
- the exeM gene encoding GspM family type II secretion system protein ExeM has protein sequence MMEKLQSWWHGITAREQRLVVAGGVLLLVGLFYWSVWHPLNNRIAERERQVQNQQQTLAWLKEKGEVVLAMQGSTGSQIDTSGTLEGVVNRTAFNHKIKIARLQPQGQELQVWIDTVQFDDLLLWLSTLVEQHGIQVQIIEIAREDLAPGLVKVRRLQLSRPQ, from the coding sequence ATGATGGAAAAATTGCAGAGCTGGTGGCACGGCATCACAGCACGGGAACAGCGGCTGGTGGTCGCAGGCGGCGTTCTGCTGCTGGTCGGCCTCTTCTACTGGAGTGTCTGGCATCCTCTCAACAACCGCATCGCCGAGCGCGAACGCCAGGTGCAAAACCAGCAGCAGACCCTCGCCTGGCTCAAGGAAAAAGGTGAAGTGGTGTTGGCCATGCAAGGGAGTACAGGGAGTCAGATCGACACCAGCGGCACCCTGGAGGGGGTGGTCAACCGCACTGCCTTCAACCACAAGATCAAGATTGCCCGGCTGCAACCCCAGGGGCAGGAGCTGCAGGTGTGGATCGACACGGTCCAGTTTGATGACCTGCTGCTCTGGCTCTCCACCCTGGTGGAGCAGCACGGCATTCAGGTTCAAATCATCGAGATCGCCCGCGAGGATCTGGCCCCGGGTCTGGTCAAGGTCAGACGTTTGCAGTTGAGTCGTCCACAATGA
- the exeL gene encoding GspL family type II secretion system protein ExeL: MSESLVIRLGTTKQQPVAWLVWSSQEQEIIASGELPSADALSELQERAGGRPVVTLVPGSDLIFRRVTLPGRYNRQSAAALPYLLEEQIASDVDELHLVVLAHDGPQVDLMAVDRQKMAQWLGWLETAGLKGLQLLPDVLALPQTTDGWSALQLGNEWLLRQGPCQGIVADEPLLAILLAAEAEPVTIYSHTPAPAIAAANWQPAEPELPMLLLAKGALTCRANLLTGPYRTQTEYARYWLQWRKVVITAALLLLVALGQRGVQLYQLTEQDKALKAEIRAVYTRIFPGESRIVNVRGQMTQHLKQIGQAPQNGVLLMLTELAPTFAEVPGLKPQVMRFDASRRELRLQVTAPGFAEIERFRELAGKQFEVQQGEVRSTEGKVEGALVLKGKSS; the protein is encoded by the coding sequence GTGAGCGAGAGTCTGGTCATCCGTCTGGGGACCACTAAACAACAACCGGTCGCCTGGCTGGTCTGGTCGAGTCAGGAGCAGGAGATCATCGCCTCCGGCGAGCTCCCTTCGGCCGATGCGCTGAGCGAACTGCAGGAGCGTGCTGGCGGCCGCCCCGTGGTCACCCTGGTGCCGGGCAGCGATCTGATATTCCGTCGGGTCACCCTGCCAGGACGATACAACCGTCAATCGGCGGCAGCCCTCCCCTATCTGCTGGAGGAGCAGATCGCCTCCGATGTGGATGAGCTGCATCTGGTGGTACTGGCTCACGACGGCCCGCAGGTAGATCTGATGGCGGTGGATCGGCAGAAGATGGCCCAGTGGCTCGGCTGGCTAGAGACAGCAGGACTCAAGGGCCTGCAGCTGTTGCCAGACGTGCTGGCACTGCCGCAGACCACTGATGGCTGGTCTGCACTGCAACTCGGCAACGAGTGGCTGTTACGCCAGGGCCCCTGTCAGGGGATCGTCGCCGACGAACCGCTGCTCGCCATCTTGCTGGCCGCAGAAGCTGAACCCGTCACAATTTATAGCCACACGCCGGCGCCCGCCATTGCGGCGGCCAACTGGCAGCCGGCCGAACCCGAACTGCCCATGCTGCTGCTAGCCAAAGGGGCCCTCACCTGCCGCGCCAACCTGCTGACCGGCCCCTACCGCACCCAGACCGAATATGCCCGCTACTGGCTGCAGTGGCGCAAGGTAGTCATTACCGCCGCCCTGTTGCTGCTGGTGGCGCTGGGCCAGCGCGGGGTACAGCTCTATCAGCTCACCGAGCAGGACAAGGCGCTGAAAGCGGAGATCCGCGCCGTCTATACCCGCATCTTCCCGGGAGAGAGCCGCATCGTTAACGTGCGCGGCCAGATGACCCAGCACCTGAAACAGATAGGACAGGCCCCGCAAAACGGCGTGCTGCTGATGCTCACCGAACTGGCCCCCACCTTTGCCGAAGTGCCCGGCCTCAAGCCACAGGTGATGCGTTTTGACGCCAGCCGTCGCGAACTGCGGCTGCAGGTGACCGCCCCCGGTTTTGCCGAGATCGAGCGGTTCCGCGAGCTGGCGGGCAAGCAATTCGAGGTACAGCAAGGCGAGGTGCGCAGCACCGAGGGCAAGGTTGAAGGGGCGCTGGTGCTCAAGGGTAAATCATCATGA
- the exeK gene encoding GspK family T2SS minor pseudopilin variant ExeK: MGANLPGRQRGMALLVVLLILSVMVIIASNMSGRLQLELRRTANITTGKQAWWYALSAEALVSKVLAQDFKDSPEVVHLGQNWARKDAIFPVDDGQLKGEVTDLQSCFNLNSLSVASKAGSDEDLAQQPYPVQVFRALLKELAMDDYEAAQLTDAIRDWTDKDTVLVSSLGAEDAYYEGLKPPYLTANQWMLGKDELRAVRGVTARVYAKLAPYVCALPNDKLKININTLLPEHPELLAALYLGKIGSDDAKRVLTERPKKGWKESKLMTDQLPVPLETVKGLKEALVVKSDFFEAHVVAEVGDNRAWLESTFQRGKDNKLVMLRRLNSGAE; the protein is encoded by the coding sequence ATGGGGGCTAATCTCCCGGGCCGCCAGCGCGGCATGGCACTGCTGGTGGTGCTGCTGATCCTCTCGGTGATGGTAATCATCGCCAGCAATATGAGCGGCCGCCTGCAGCTCGAGCTGCGCCGCACCGCCAACATCACCACAGGTAAACAGGCATGGTGGTATGCCCTCTCGGCTGAGGCGCTGGTGAGCAAGGTACTGGCCCAGGATTTCAAAGACAGCCCAGAGGTGGTGCACCTGGGTCAGAACTGGGCCCGCAAGGATGCCATCTTTCCGGTGGATGATGGCCAGCTCAAGGGCGAGGTGACCGACCTGCAATCCTGCTTCAACCTCAACAGCCTGAGCGTGGCATCGAAGGCGGGGAGCGACGAGGATCTGGCGCAGCAGCCCTATCCGGTGCAAGTGTTTCGCGCACTGCTCAAGGAGCTGGCGATGGATGATTACGAGGCAGCCCAGCTCACTGACGCCATCCGCGACTGGACGGACAAGGATACGGTGCTGGTCTCCAGCCTAGGGGCCGAGGATGCCTACTACGAGGGACTCAAGCCTCCCTACCTCACCGCCAACCAGTGGATGCTGGGCAAGGATGAGCTGCGGGCGGTGCGCGGGGTGACGGCCAGGGTCTACGCAAAACTGGCCCCCTACGTCTGCGCCCTGCCAAACGACAAGCTGAAGATCAATATCAACACCCTGCTGCCCGAACACCCCGAGCTGCTGGCAGCCCTCTATCTGGGCAAGATTGGCAGCGATGACGCCAAGCGGGTACTGACCGAGCGGCCGAAGAAGGGGTGGAAAGAGAGCAAGCTGATGACGGATCAGCTGCCCGTACCTCTTGAAACCGTCAAGGGGCTCAAGGAGGCGCTGGTGGTCAAGAGCGACTTTTTCGAGGCCCACGTGGTCGCCGAGGTCGGTGACAACCGCGCCTGGCTGGAGAGCACCTTCCAGCGGGGCAAGGACAACAAGCTGGTCATGCTGCGCCGCCTCAATAGCGGCGCCGAATAA
- the gspJ gene encoding type II secretion system minor pseudopilin GspJ — protein MTQLFARTPRPIRQAGFTLLEMLVAIAIFASLSMGAYQVLQGVLTSDEVAKRKEARINELQLAFTLLERDVTQMVPRSGRIEGENNKVLLAASRFGQQSDDWGMAFMRSGWLNPDGMLPRSHLQRVGWRLKGQTLERLSYLYPDPVIGTEPRIQPILTGVTAFRLYFYDKGNWKEEWTQRSVLPYGLAVELDLEDYGTIRRQFLIGAGGQRAEENSQSSNPDQGSGNGNTHGGNGDSQNGGGANGG, from the coding sequence ATGACCCAGCTCTTCGCCCGTACACCTCGCCCCATCCGCCAGGCCGGTTTCACCCTGCTCGAAATGCTGGTGGCGATCGCTATCTTCGCCAGCCTCAGCATGGGCGCCTATCAGGTGCTGCAGGGAGTGCTCACCAGTGACGAAGTGGCCAAGCGCAAGGAGGCCCGCATCAACGAATTGCAGCTCGCCTTCACCCTGCTGGAGCGGGATGTCACGCAGATGGTGCCGCGCAGCGGCCGCATCGAGGGGGAGAACAACAAGGTGCTGCTGGCGGCCTCCCGGTTCGGCCAGCAGAGCGATGACTGGGGTATGGCCTTTATGCGCAGCGGCTGGCTCAACCCCGATGGCATGCTGCCCCGCTCCCATCTGCAGCGGGTCGGCTGGCGGCTCAAGGGGCAGACGCTGGAGCGCCTCAGCTACCTCTATCCGGATCCGGTGATCGGCACCGAGCCACGTATCCAGCCGATTCTGACAGGGGTCACCGCCTTTCGCCTCTACTTCTACGACAAGGGCAACTGGAAGGAGGAGTGGACCCAACGCAGCGTGCTCCCCTACGGGCTGGCAGTGGAGCTGGATCTGGAAGATTACGGCACCATTCGTCGTCAGTTTCTGATTGGTGCCGGTGGCCAACGCGCCGAAGAGAACAGCCAGAGCAGCAACCCCGATCAAGGGAGCGGCAACGGCAATACCCATGGCGGTAATGGTGACAGCCAGAATGGAGGGGGCGCCAATGGGGGCTAA
- the exeI gene encoding GspI family T2SS minor pseudopilin variant ExeI: MNARGMTLLEVMVALAVFAIAGLAVMKTASEHLSALNYLEQKTLATWVVENQLVQQKLENKWPGNSWVEGEEQMAGSTWYWRYRGVATSDSNFKALDMEVRTEARAENPVAMMRTYISR; the protein is encoded by the coding sequence ATGAATGCGCGCGGCATGACGTTACTCGAAGTGATGGTAGCGCTGGCGGTCTTTGCCATTGCCGGTCTCGCGGTCATGAAGACCGCCAGCGAGCACCTCTCGGCCCTCAACTATCTGGAGCAGAAAACCCTGGCCACCTGGGTGGTGGAGAACCAGCTGGTGCAACAGAAGCTCGAGAACAAGTGGCCCGGCAACAGCTGGGTAGAGGGGGAGGAGCAGATGGCGGGCAGTACCTGGTACTGGCGCTATCGTGGCGTCGCGACCAGCGACAGCAACTTCAAGGCACTGGACATGGAAGTGCGCACCGAAGCCAGGGCAGAGAACCCGGTCGCCATGATGCGGACCTATATCAGCCGATGA
- the exeH gene encoding GspH family T2SS minor pseudopilin variant ExeH, whose translation MKRSLSFHRQSGFTLLEVLLVAMLMGLVATAVTLSMGGAKGDREIDKQARRLMATLQLAQEYAVMDGRLVGIRIEDNGWQFMQRQARDRKWLALAGDKQLGPVQLPDEMTLTLELEGFGWQPDPDEEREKKRDAKERTPQLLIFPGGELTPFTLTFSQQGDDARYTRLVRGDEFGRLTLFTGDEDEKGNNPS comes from the coding sequence ATGAAGCGCTCTCTCTCCTTTCATCGCCAATCCGGCTTTACTCTGCTGGAAGTGTTGCTGGTTGCCATGCTGATGGGGCTGGTGGCCACTGCCGTCACCCTCAGCATGGGGGGCGCAAAAGGTGACAGGGAAATCGACAAGCAGGCGCGCCGCCTGATGGCGACCCTGCAACTGGCGCAGGAGTATGCGGTGATGGATGGTCGACTGGTGGGCATTCGCATCGAGGATAACGGCTGGCAGTTTATGCAGCGTCAGGCCAGGGATCGCAAGTGGCTGGCCCTGGCCGGCGACAAACAGCTGGGCCCGGTACAACTGCCCGACGAGATGACCCTGACGCTCGAACTGGAGGGATTTGGCTGGCAGCCGGATCCCGATGAAGAGCGAGAAAAGAAACGGGATGCGAAGGAGCGTACCCCGCAGCTCCTTATCTTCCCCGGTGGTGAACTGACCCCCTTTACCCTTACCTTCAGCCAGCAGGGTGACGATGCGCGTTACACCCGCCTTGTCAGGGGTGACGAGTTTGGACGTCTCACCCTGTTCACCGGCGATGAGGATGAAAAAGGGAACAACCCATCATGA
- the exeG gene encoding GspG family T2SS major pseudopilin variant ExeG, whose protein sequence is MNKRRQSGFTLLEVMVVIVILGILASLVVPNLMGNKEKADQQKAVSDIVALENALDMYKLDNNRYPTTEQGLEALVTKPSIDPAPRSYRDGGYIKRLPQDPWGNPYQLLSPGQFGKIDIFSMGLDGEAGTDDDIGNWNLKDFQ, encoded by the coding sequence ATGAACAAACGTCGTCAATCCGGTTTTACCCTGCTGGAAGTCATGGTGGTCATCGTGATCCTCGGTATTCTGGCCAGCCTGGTGGTGCCCAACCTGATGGGCAACAAGGAGAAGGCTGACCAGCAGAAAGCGGTCTCCGATATCGTGGCGCTGGAAAACGCCCTCGACATGTACAAGCTGGACAACAACCGCTACCCGACCACCGAACAGGGTCTGGAGGCACTGGTGACCAAGCCCTCCATCGATCCGGCACCGCGTAGCTACCGCGATGGCGGCTACATCAAGCGCCTGCCGCAAGATCCCTGGGGCAACCCGTACCAGCTGCTGAGCCCGGGCCAGTTCGGCAAGATCGACATCTTCTCCATGGGTCTGGATGGTGAAGCCGGTACCGATGACGACATCGGCAACTGGAACCTGAAGGATTTCCAATAA
- the exeF gene encoding GspF family T2SS innner membrane protein variant ExeF — MAAFEYKALDNKGRSKSGVMEGDSARQVRQLLREQGLTPLEVNETTEKAKREATRFALFRRGASTAELALITRQLATLVGAGLTIEEALKAVAEQCEKAHLRSLVATVRSKVVEGYSLADSLGAFPHVFDQLFRSMVAAGEKSGHLEKVLNRLADYTEQRQHMRTKLLQAMIYPIVLTCVAIGVISILLTAVVPKVVAQFEHMGQQLPGTTRFLIGTSELMQAYGLWFLLLIFLGSFVWRWWLTDEKRRRRWHQVLLGLPVIGRVSRGLNTARFARTLSILNASAVPLLEGMKIAGEVLSNDFARMRILEAAERVREGTSLRKSLTETKIFPPMMLHMIASGEQSGELDSMLERAADNQDREFESQVNIALGVFEPMLVVSMAGVVLFIVMSILQPILELNNMVNM, encoded by the coding sequence ATGGCGGCATTCGAATACAAGGCCCTCGATAACAAGGGGCGTAGCAAGAGCGGCGTGATGGAGGGCGACTCGGCCCGTCAGGTACGCCAGCTGCTGCGCGAGCAGGGGCTCACCCCGCTCGAGGTCAACGAGACCACCGAGAAGGCGAAACGGGAGGCAACCCGCTTCGCCCTGTTCCGTCGCGGTGCCAGCACTGCCGAGCTGGCCCTGATCACTCGCCAGCTGGCCACCCTGGTCGGTGCCGGTCTCACCATCGAAGAGGCGCTCAAGGCCGTGGCCGAGCAGTGCGAAAAGGCCCACTTGCGCTCTCTGGTGGCGACCGTGCGCAGCAAGGTAGTGGAAGGTTATTCGCTGGCCGACTCGCTGGGGGCCTTTCCCCATGTGTTCGACCAGCTGTTTCGCTCCATGGTGGCGGCCGGTGAAAAGTCGGGCCATCTGGAAAAAGTGCTCAACCGCCTCGCTGACTACACCGAGCAGCGCCAGCATATGCGCACCAAGCTGCTGCAGGCGATGATCTACCCCATCGTATTGACCTGCGTCGCCATCGGGGTTATCTCGATCCTGCTCACCGCCGTGGTGCCCAAGGTGGTTGCCCAGTTTGAACACATGGGTCAGCAGCTGCCGGGCACCACCCGTTTTCTCATCGGCACCAGCGAACTGATGCAGGCATACGGCCTCTGGTTCCTGCTGCTGATCTTCCTCGGCAGCTTTGTCTGGCGCTGGTGGCTCACCGACGAGAAGCGCCGCCGGCGCTGGCATCAGGTGCTGCTCGGCCTGCCGGTGATTGGCCGGGTCAGCCGCGGTCTCAACACCGCCCGTTTCGCCCGCACTTTAAGCATTCTCAACGCCAGTGCGGTGCCGCTGCTGGAGGGGATGAAGATCGCCGGTGAAGTGCTCTCCAACGACTTTGCCAGAATGCGCATTCTCGAGGCCGCCGAACGGGTGCGCGAAGGGACCAGTCTGCGCAAGTCGCTGACCGAGACCAAAATTTTCCCGCCCATGATGCTGCACATGATCGCCTCCGGCGAGCAGAGCGGCGAGCTCGACAGCATGCTGGAGCGGGCGGCAGACAACCAGGATCGGGAGTTTGAATCCCAGGTCAATATCGCCCTCGGGGTATTCGAACCCATGCTGGTGGTCTCCATGGCCGGGGTAGTGCTGTTTATCGTGATGTCGATCCTGCAGCCGATCCTCGAGCTCAACAATATGGTGAATATGTAA
- the gspE gene encoding type II secretion system ATPase GspE, with protein MSAYHLDGGELPPPLPELPFAFARNFGVILIEREGAPVLQCRPGVTPQALLEVRRVAGCRFAVEQLDNESFEELLMAHYQRDSSEARQLMEDLGNEMDFFALAEELPQSEDLLDADDDAPIIRLINAMLSEAIKEEASDIHIETFERALVIRFRIDGVLREILRPHRKLASLLVSRIKVMSRMDIAEKRVPQDGRISLRIGGRAVDVRVSTMPSSYGERVVLRLLDKNTIRLELKQLGMTARNRSIISELIRKPHGIILVTGPTGSGKSTTLYAALSEINSRDRNILTVEDPIEYDLEGVGQTQVNSKVDMTFARGLRAILRQDPDVVMVGEIRDLETAQIAVQASLTGHLVMSTLHTNTAIGAITRMRDMGIEPFLLSSSLLAVLAQRLVRTLCPDCRAPRPATEQERLAMGIKLEPDQPIWHPVGCEQCNHTGYRGRTGIHELVVVDEAVREAIHGASGEMTIERLIRGHTPSIRRDGIDKVLKGQTSLEEVLRVTRED; from the coding sequence ATGAGTGCCTACCATCTTGACGGCGGCGAGTTGCCGCCCCCGCTGCCGGAGCTGCCCTTCGCCTTTGCCCGCAATTTCGGGGTGATCCTGATTGAGCGGGAAGGGGCACCTGTGTTGCAGTGCCGCCCCGGCGTCACCCCGCAAGCCCTGCTGGAAGTACGGCGGGTAGCCGGTTGCCGCTTCGCGGTAGAGCAGCTCGACAACGAGTCCTTCGAAGAGCTGCTGATGGCCCACTATCAGCGCGACTCCTCCGAGGCACGTCAGCTGATGGAAGATCTCGGCAACGAGATGGACTTCTTTGCGCTGGCCGAAGAGCTGCCCCAGAGCGAAGACCTGCTGGACGCTGATGACGACGCCCCCATCATTCGCCTCATCAACGCCATGCTGAGCGAGGCGATCAAGGAGGAGGCCTCAGATATCCATATCGAGACCTTCGAGCGGGCACTGGTGATCCGGTTTCGCATCGATGGGGTGCTGCGGGAGATCCTGCGTCCCCATCGCAAGCTGGCCTCACTGCTGGTCTCGCGGATCAAGGTGATGTCGCGGATGGACATCGCCGAAAAGCGGGTGCCGCAGGATGGCCGCATCTCGTTGCGCATCGGCGGCCGCGCCGTCGACGTGCGGGTCTCCACCATGCCGTCCAGCTACGGCGAGCGGGTGGTACTGCGTCTGCTCGACAAGAACACCATTCGCCTCGAGCTCAAGCAGCTCGGCATGACGGCGCGCAACCGCAGCATCATCAGCGAGCTTATCCGCAAGCCCCACGGCATCATTCTGGTCACCGGCCCGACCGGTTCAGGTAAATCCACCACCCTCTATGCGGCGCTCTCCGAAATCAACTCGCGGGATCGCAACATTTTGACGGTGGAAGATCCCATCGAATATGACCTCGAAGGAGTGGGCCAGACCCAGGTCAACAGCAAGGTAGACATGACCTTCGCCCGCGGCCTGCGCGCCATTCTGCGCCAGGATCCGGATGTGGTGATGGTGGGGGAAATCCGTGACCTCGAGACCGCCCAGATCGCGGTACAGGCATCCCTCACCGGTCACCTGGTGATGTCGACCCTGCACACCAATACCGCCATCGGCGCCATCACCCGGATGCGGGACATGGGGATCGAGCCCTTCCTGCTCTCCTCCTCCCTGCTGGCGGTGCTGGCCCAGCGGCTGGTGCGCACCCTCTGCCCCGATTGCCGCGCCCCGCGCCCGGCCACCGAGCAGGAGCGTCTCGCCATGGGCATCAAGCTGGAGCCGGATCAGCCTATCTGGCATCCGGTGGGCTGCGAACAGTGCAACCACACCGGCTATCGCGGTCGCACCGGCATCCACGAACTGGTGGTGGTTGACGAGGCGGTGCGTGAAGCCATTCACGGTGCCAGCGGCGAGATGACCATTGAACGGCTGATCCGCGGCCACACCCCCAGCATCCGCCGCGATGGCATCGACAAGGTGCTCAAGGGGCAGACCAGCCTCGAAGAGGTACTGCGCGTGACCCGGGAAGATTGA
- the exeD gene encoding GspD family T2SS secretin variant ExeD — translation MTTKGKGWRLATIAAALMMAGSAWATEYSASFKNTDIEEFINTVGKNLNKTIIIEPSVRGKINVRSYDLLNEEQYYQFFLSVLDVYGFAVVPMDNGVLKILRSRDAKTSAIPVVDGSNPGMGDEMVTRVVPVRNVSVRELAPLLRQLNDNAGGGNVVHYEPSNVLLITGRAAVVNRLVEVVNRVDRAGDQDVDIIKLKFASAGEMVRLVTNLNKDGNPQGGTASLLLSPKVVADERTNSVVVSGEPKARARIIQMVRQLDRDLQSQGNTRVFYLKYGKAKDMVDVLKGVSSSIEADKKGGGSAAATSGGSIGGGKLAISADETTNALVITAQPDVMAELEQVIAKLDIRRAQVLVEAIIVEMQDADGLNLGVQWGNANGGGTQFTNTGLPITGAIAAGKDYQNGKTDGAAKLLESFNGMAAGFYHGDWAMLATALASNTKNDILSTPSIVTMDNKEASFNVGQEVPVQSGSQTSTTSDQVFSTIERKTVGTKLTVTPQINEGDSVLLNIEQEVSSVGKQATGTDGLGPTFDTRTVKNSVLVKSGETVVLGGLMDEQTKEEISKVPLLGDIPVLGYLFRSTANSTSKRNLMVFIRPTILRDADVYSGISSNKYSLFRAEQLNAASQEGYLTSPARQVLPAYGQDVMVSPELQKEIQKQINEMQNRQQSAVETTTPFVQSRP, via the coding sequence ATGACCACTAAAGGGAAAGGCTGGCGTCTGGCCACTATCGCAGCGGCACTGATGATGGCGGGCTCAGCCTGGGCCACCGAATACTCTGCCAGTTTCAAGAACACCGACATTGAAGAGTTCATCAATACGGTGGGCAAGAACCTCAATAAAACCATCATCATAGAGCCTTCGGTGCGCGGCAAGATCAACGTGCGCAGCTACGACCTGCTCAACGAGGAGCAGTACTACCAGTTCTTTCTGAGCGTACTCGACGTCTACGGCTTTGCCGTGGTGCCGATGGATAACGGCGTGCTCAAGATACTGCGCTCACGGGATGCCAAGACCTCCGCCATTCCGGTGGTGGATGGCAGCAACCCGGGCATGGGCGACGAGATGGTGACCCGGGTCGTGCCGGTGCGCAACGTCTCGGTGCGTGAACTGGCTCCCCTGCTGCGCCAGCTCAACGATAACGCCGGTGGTGGCAATGTGGTGCACTACGAGCCCTCAAACGTGCTGCTCATCACCGGCCGCGCTGCCGTGGTCAATCGTCTGGTGGAAGTGGTCAACCGGGTCGACCGTGCTGGCGATCAGGATGTGGACATCATCAAGCTCAAGTTTGCCTCGGCGGGCGAGATGGTTCGCTTGGTGACCAACCTCAACAAGGATGGCAATCCGCAAGGAGGCACCGCCTCCCTGCTGCTCTCCCCCAAGGTGGTGGCTGACGAGCGCACCAACTCGGTGGTAGTGAGTGGAGAGCCGAAAGCGCGCGCCCGCATCATCCAGATGGTACGCCAGCTCGACCGTGACCTGCAGAGTCAGGGCAATACCCGGGTCTTCTATCTCAAATATGGCAAGGCCAAGGACATGGTCGATGTGCTCAAGGGGGTCAGCTCCAGCATCGAGGCCGACAAGAAAGGGGGTGGCAGCGCAGCCGCTACCAGTGGCGGCAGTATCGGCGGCGGCAAGCTGGCCATCTCGGCCGACGAGACTACCAATGCTCTGGTCATCACCGCCCAACCAGACGTGATGGCCGAGCTCGAACAGGTCATCGCCAAGCTCGACATCCGCCGCGCCCAGGTGCTGGTAGAGGCGATCATCGTCGAAATGCAGGATGCCGATGGCCTCAACCTCGGCGTCCAGTGGGGCAATGCCAATGGCGGCGGTACCCAGTTCACGAACACAGGGCTCCCCATCACTGGTGCCATCGCCGCGGGCAAGGATTACCAGAATGGCAAGACCGATGGTGCTGCCAAGTTGCTAGAGAGCTTTAACGGGATGGCTGCCGGTTTCTATCACGGCGACTGGGCCATGCTGGCGACGGCGCTGGCCTCCAATACCAAGAACGATATTCTCTCCACCCCGAGTATCGTCACCATGGATAACAAGGAGGCCTCCTTCAACGTCGGTCAGGAGGTTCCGGTCCAGAGCGGCTCACAGACCTCCACTACCAGTGATCAGGTGTTCAGCACTATCGAGCGCAAGACAGTGGGCACCAAGCTGACGGTCACGCCGCAGATCAATGAAGGGGATTCGGTGCTGCTCAATATCGAGCAGGAAGTCTCGAGCGTGGGTAAACAGGCAACAGGAACAGACGGTCTGGGACCCACCTTCGATACCCGTACCGTCAAGAACTCCGTGCTGGTAAAGAGTGGCGAAACCGTGGTGCTGGGCGGCCTGATGGATGAGCAGACCAAGGAGGAGATCTCCAAGGTACCACTACTCGGCGATATCCCGGTACTGGGCTATTTGTTCCGTTCTACCGCCAACAGTACCTCCAAGCGCAACCTGATGGTCTTTATCCGGCCCACCATCTTGCGCGATGCGGACGTCTACTCCGGCATCTCCAGTAACAAGTACAGTCTGTTCCGCGCCGAGCAGCTCAATGCGGCCTCGCAGGAGGGCTACCTCACCTCCCCCGCCCGTCAGGTATTGCCCGCCTACGGTCAGGATGTGATGGTATCACCCGAGCTGCAAAAAGAGATTCAGAAGCAGATCAACGAGATGCAGAACAGACAGCAGAGCGCCGTCGAAACCACCACCCCCTTTGTGCAGAGCCGTCCCTGA
- the exeC gene encoding GspC family type II secretion system variant ExeC produces the protein MTLLLARCRQLPLTRVTGVFFLALLLMLAQQSAALTWRLLTLANPQSSQPWQPSTVAVSGQSSPRLELGEVSRLALFGKAIPKAQAKTAVAANAPRTQLNAQLNGVLASSDPAKSIAIIAMSGIQNSYGIGDMIDGTQARIRQVYPDRVIIERDGRDETLMLDGEEYGKPLPQTNSAPLGSLRSELMADPGKITDYLNISPVQVDGRMTGYRLNPGPHPEFFNQSGLQANDLAISINGLDLRDNMQAMQAMQQLAGATEMTVTVERQGEQFDVYVRLSE, from the coding sequence TTGACCCTGCTGCTGGCCCGGTGCCGGCAGCTTCCTTTGACTCGCGTCACCGGAGTGTTCTTTCTGGCGCTGCTGCTGATGCTGGCCCAGCAGAGCGCAGCCCTCACCTGGCGCTTGCTCACTCTGGCAAACCCGCAATCCAGCCAGCCGTGGCAACCCTCCACCGTGGCGGTCAGCGGCCAGAGCAGTCCGCGCCTTGAATTGGGCGAGGTGAGCCGACTGGCGCTGTTTGGCAAGGCGATCCCCAAGGCGCAGGCAAAAACCGCCGTGGCCGCCAATGCGCCGCGCACCCAGCTCAATGCCCAGCTCAACGGGGTGTTGGCCAGCTCGGATCCGGCCAAATCCATCGCCATCATCGCCATGTCCGGCATCCAGAACTCATATGGTATTGGCGACATGATTGACGGTACCCAGGCGCGGATCCGGCAGGTCTATCCGGATCGGGTGATCATCGAGCGGGATGGCCGCGACGAGACCCTGATGCTGGATGGCGAGGAGTATGGCAAGCCGCTGCCGCAAACCAACTCTGCTCCTCTTGGCTCCCTGCGCAGCGAGCTGATGGCCGACCCGGGCAAGATCACCGATTACCTCAATATTTCACCGGTTCAGGTGGATGGCCGCATGACCGGCTATCGCCTCAACCCGGGCCCCCATCCGGAATTTTTCAACCAGAGCGGGCTGCAGGCCAATGACCTGGCCATCAGCATCAACGGGCTGGATTTACGGGACAACATGCAAGCCATGCAGGCGATGCAGCAGCTGGCTGGCGCAACGGAAATGACAGTGACCGTCGAGCGACAGGGCGAACAGTTCGATGTCTATGTGCGCTTGTCAGAATAA